The genomic window TCTTGGCGCACATTTTTTCACCTTTTCTAGCGTGCTCCGGCGAATTGGGCGACCGCTGGCGCCTGCAGCATGCTTCGTCGGCTCTGCCTCGGAGATTTAAACCGAGGAGAGTTCGAGTCATCTGAAGCCGTGATGATGGTCATCTGAATTTCGAATGCGTCCCTCCACCTGATGAAAAAGTTGCAACCGGTATTGCGCGTTTTCACGTGGCAAGATGCTGGTGGCGCATCGAAGAGTCGTGATTGCAATCTACGAGAGTGTGCTAGCGCGCTCGCCGAGAGCGCAAGTCCAAACCACGCGACCCAAACGTCGGTCGCACAAGGGGTTCTCAATGCCATTTCTTAGGTTTGATCTGATCGAGGGATGGAGCGATGGTGAGCTCCAGAAGCTGGTGGACGTCACTCATGAAGTGCTGGTTGAGACCCTGCACGTACCGGCCCGCGACCGCTATCAGGTCGTGCATCTTCATCCGCGGTCTCGCGTAGTTGCGTTCGACACTGGTCTTGGTTTCGAGCGTACCGAGAGGCTGGTCATTCTGCAGTTGACCAGCCGCCCACGGGAGAGGACATTGAAGGTCGAATTCTATCGAGTGCTGGCTGAGAGGTTGTCGTCGGTGCGGAATAGCGCCCACCGATCTCGTTATCAACTTCGTTATCAATGACGACGAGGACTGGTCGTTTGGTTTGGGGCGAGCGCAGTTCTTGACAGGCGAGTTGCATTAGACGGCCAGAGTTACGTCGAACACCGATCCCCATTCCTGTGAACACTTCCCGCGACGCGGCGTCAAATGCGATCTCCCCCGTGCTGGGCTCGTGGAATATGGCCTAATTTTCTGGCTCTGGAGCTTTGATCATGTACCGCACATTGCTGTTCTTCGTTTTGGCGCTGTCTCTGGACCTAATCGGCGTTGCCAGCGCTCAAACGTCTGCTCCACCTGCAAGGTAGGCCGGGTGGTGGGTGCAAGCGTGTCGGCACTGAGGCTTCAGAAGCCGGAAGCGACTCGATAGGCGTGTGGGGCTCGCACCGGCTGGCATTCTTTGCAAGCAAGCTGAGCTCTGCTCGATTCCGAGGTGCTCAACCATCATTATCCACGACGTCGGCGTCGCTGTTTGGCGCCGACGTCGATGCTTACGAGCAGGCCTGGATGGCTCGAGAAGTAGTCTCGAGCTGACCAAGATCAAGTCTTTGAATCGAACTTGTAAGAGGCCTGAAAGAATGTACCCCAGCGCTCCATGCTGTACTTCGCAAATGAGGGCGAGTGCTCGATGCAGCCGTTGCCGCAGTGCATAGACTCGGCGTCCCTTTTGGTCCACATGGCCCAATAGCGACCACCAACGCCGACGCTGATGTTATCCGTGATGAAGTACGACAGAACGCCTTCAAGCTGGACGCCGCCACCACCACTGCCGCGTTGTTCCGTGAAGGTAGTGGCGGGACGCAAGAGGTGATAGTCCCGACCGATGAAATCGGTCCAGGGCAGGTAAGCGATATCAGCGTTCAGCCGCCAGCGCTCGGTCAGCATGGTTTCGGCGCTCAGGCCGATTCGAGGCGCATTCCATTGCGTATCCTCGCTGCCAACGATCCTGTTGTCACCCGGCTTCAGACATCGATGCCGTGGATTGGCGAACTCGACGCAGCCGATCCGGTCCGAGCTCTGGCCGTAATAGGTCGCGCCCACAAATGCACCGACTTTATAGTTTGTACTTCGCAGGAAATCGTAACCGACGTCGGCCGTGTAATATGTGAACCTTCCGTTTGACTGACCTTCGAGGGTGTTTTGGTAGGGCCGTCCGTCGTCGGGCAGCCAATCTTCATTGTTCATTTTGCCTTTGTTGAAGCGCCCGGTACCAAGATTGCTCTTCAGGAAAACTCCCCACGGGCTATCGACACGGCCGAATAACTCCCCGGAGAATCCGTCCAGTCCATGATACGTGAGCCTTGATACCAGCAAACCGGGATCTTGGTCTTGGTCCGCTGCGCTGTGATCCCACTGGAATCTTCCCCGGCTGAGCCAAAGCCGCGAGCCGCCTTCGAATGACCAGCCGGGCGCGTAGGAGATGGGCTGCGCGCTGGCCGGTGCCTTCGTGTACAGTGGCGCATTAGACCACTCTGCGGCCTTTAGGTCGGCGTCGAAATGGTAGTTAAGGCCAATCCTTCCAATGTGGTAGTTGCTGGACAGGCTGGTTGTGTTCGCCGGCAGAATCGCAAACGGCGGAAACTGCACTGTCGAAGCCGTCGCTACGCCCGGTCCGCCAAAGTGCAGATAATCATACTCGACGCTCACCGACCATGCAGGCGTAATCACTTGCTCGATGCCCAGCCCGATGACGCCACCGAGACGACCATACTCGAAATGGGTCTTCTCCTGGGGCGCGTAGCCGGCTTCAAAGTTGTTGACGACATCGCCTCTATTGTTTTGCCAGGCTACGCCTCCCTTGAGATACGCCAGCGTGTGGCCGAGTGCGCCAAAAGCGTAGCCAATGCGGCCAGTCGCGGTGGCGAAGAGGTTGGGACCTGCGATGCAGTTTGCGCTCACAACCAGGCCCGAATGAGCGAGGCAGGTATTGGTGCCCTCGGAAATAACACCGCTGGCATCCAGTTCAACGCCAAACACCCAGCTGCTGTTCTGCCAATTGTAGCCGATCTGGCCACCCGCGAGAAATGCCGGGCTTTCCACGATACCGCCATGGATCGAGGGACCGTAGGGATTGCTGAAGGAGGTTCGGCCGTACCCACCGCCGATGTGCCCGCCGATATAGCCACCCGACCAGTTCCATACGACCAGCGGCAGCTTCGGTTCTGGCTCAACGCGCGCGTTGGCCGCACCGCTGGTCATGACTGCAATCGTCGTGGCACCCAACAGAAGAACTCTCGATTTCATCAAAGGCCCTGCACTTTTCCGGTCCACACCGGCTTCTTAAGATATCGCCAACGGTGAATCGCCGCGGCAGAACTGACACTCGCGACAACGCGTGCCAGATCTGCTCCGAAAGTCACCGCACTGCGATTGGTGATGATGCCCGAATGAAGCAATGCATGTGCCAAACTGAATTCGTATGTTTTGCCGGATCTTCGGAAGAGTTTGTCGTGTCAACTTGCCGACTATCGTCCCAAATTTGACAATCTGAGCTTCCGACAGTCTCTCCAAAGGGCAGATCCAATAGGCGACGTTTATAATTGCGTGAAATAGTTGCGCGCCAAGCGCCGCCAAACGGAAAACAAACAAGGCTTGGGAGTGAGTGGCGATTATGACCCCGGATGCTCAAAAGCAACACACACGATGGAGTGGCCCTCGAAATGGAGAAGAACACAGGACTTTCCTGAAACTGATTGCGCTAGGTGATTTCAAACGGCAGGTGCCCACTTGAAGATCACAAAGGGTCAAATGCCGATTGCAGGAGCCCTTTGAGCGCAAGCGCGCTAATGACAAAAATCGCGCAACTGGATTTGTGACGATCCGGTCGCTGCGCTTCCTGCTATAGTGTCGTTCGCACCGTGGTGGTGGAAGGCGCAGCCGTCAGACTTCTATCTCAGGGAGCCCACCGCCATGATCATCCTCGGATCACCACTCATTATCCTCGTCATGGGCTTGTTCTGTTGACTGGTGTTCATGCTTGCTGCCTCTGCGCTCCCGGTCTTCGTTGGCATGACGATCGCCATGTTGGGCTTCCATACCCGTGCCGGCTTGCTCGGAGGCGCCGCAACTAGCCTCGTGGCAGGCGGACTAACCTTCGTGCGTCGCCCGGCTTGCGCTCGCTCTCGCGCAATGGGCTTGGGTTCGCCTCCTGATCATCGTTCTTTACGTCGCGCCCGCTACCGTCGCGGGCTATAGCGCCACATATGGAATAGCCCTGATGGCGGTGCCTTCACCAATCTGGCAGACGATATTTGCTGTCGCAGGCGCGATTGCCGTCAGCATTAAGGCGTTCATCCGCTTCACGGGAATGGCCGCACCCGGACCTACCGGGCAATGGTAGCGCCTACTGAAGGCGTCGCGTCGACGGCGGGGACTGGACCAGATATCGGCAATGCTCGCGGTCCTCATCGCCGAAATTCGAACGAGAGCGGGCTGGCCGTTGAAGCTCCGATCAACAAGCTTGCGCCCCGGCTTCGTCACGGTGATCATAGCGACATGGACCAAGCGCTCGCATCTAAGGATACGGCGACAATAAATGTGAACGGGCCTCGCGGTCGACGCGTAATCACGGCACCAAACCCGTCCGTTGCTGAAGGGGGAGGGCGCGTGTCACCATCGAACTCACTAGCCGGCTCTCGGTGCGGTCGAACTCGCCACATTCTCCTTGACGTCAGTTCTGTAGGCCGAGCGCACCAACGGCCTCTTCGATGGATTGATCTGCCCGAAGGACGGCTAAGAAGCCTCGATCGCCTATGGCGCAACAGCGGCGTCACAACTTTCATCCCCTGCCGGCTGCGCCGTCATTCCTCGCGAAACAAGAAAGTTCCTCCTTTGCTGTCGAGCCCCTGCGGGGTGCGCCGTCGATCGCCTCCGGCCTGTCGATCACCATCGAGGCCGCAAGGTGCGGGCTCGGAAAACAGAGATCAAGGAGAACTACCATGGCGACCATCGGCACCTTCAAGAAGACTGGCAACAACGAGTTCAACGGCGAAATCGTCACCCTCTCGCTGCAGGCCAAGAACGTCCGGATCGTCCCCGAAACCAGCCGCTCGGGCGACAACGCTCCCAGCCACCGGGTTTACGTCGGCCGTGTGGAGATCGGGGCCGCCTGGTCCAAGCGCTCCAACGAGGGCCGCGACTATCTCGGTCTCAAGCTCGACGATCCGAGCTTCACCGCTCCGATCTTCGCCAACCTCTTCGACGACGAGGACGGTGAGGGCTTCAGTCTGATCTGGTCTCGTCCTAACCGTCGGAACGGCGACTGAGCCGGCCCACAATGCCTCGCCCGGCTGGTCCGGGCGGGGCATCTCTAAGTTTAAGACCAAGCCCGCAGAGTTTCGTGAGCCGGTGCGGATGGCGGATCGATCCCGATCAGCGACGGCGAACCTGGCCGGCCTTGATCGGCCGTCTTTGATTGGTCTCCAATACGGTTTCGACGATGTCTTCCCAGTCAGGACAGATTGCGACCAAGCGATCCAGCACCGTGGGATCTCGTTCGATCTGGCCGAGCGCCTGAGCGCGCCACTGGTCGTTGAAGCTGATGCTCATCAACCCCAAACATTCGACGACCGAACTGTCAGGCGGCAACTGTTCCAAGATCGCCGTCACTATGCCGGTCCATTGTTGAAGTAGACGCCAATGCTCAGCGGCGGGTCCGCTCTCCAACTTCTCTTGAAGGAGATCAATCAGCAAGAGGAAGCGAATCCGCCAAGGTTGGGGCCTGAGGTCCCCGACGTAAGCGTCCACGACTTCGCGGATGTCGGCTGGCAAGTGCTCGCACAGGGTCATAAAGCCC from Bradyrhizobium zhanjiangense includes these protein-coding regions:
- a CDS encoding outer membrane protein — translated: MTSGAANARVEPEPKLPLVVWNWSGGYIGGHIGGGYGRTSFSNPYGPSIHGGIVESPAFLAGGQIGYNWQNSSWVFGVELDASGVISEGTNTCLAHSGLVVSANCIAGPNLFATATGRIGYAFGALGHTLAYLKGGVAWQNNRGDVVNNFEAGYAPQEKTHFEYGRLGGVIGLGIEQVITPAWSVSVEYDYLHFGGPGVATASTVQFPPFAILPANTTSLSSNYHIGRIGLNYHFDADLKAAEWSNAPLYTKAPASAQPISYAPGWSFEGGSRLWLSRGRFQWDHSAADQDQDPGLLVSRLTYHGLDGFSGELFGRVDSPWGVFLKSNLGTGRFNKGKMNNEDWLPDDGRPYQNTLEGQSNGRFTYYTADVGYDFLRSTNYKVGAFVGATYYGQSSDRIGCVEFANPRHRCLKPGDNRIVGSEDTQWNAPRIGLSAETMLTERWRLNADIAYLPWTDFIGRDYHLLRPATTFTEQRGSGGGGVQLEGVLSYFITDNISVGVGGRYWAMWTKRDAESMHCGNGCIEHSPSFAKYSMERWGTFFQASYKFDSKT
- a CDS encoding DUF736 domain-containing protein codes for the protein MATIGTFKKTGNNEFNGEIVTLSLQAKNVRIVPETSRSGDNAPSHRVYVGRVEIGAAWSKRSNEGRDYLGLKLDDPSFTAPIFANLFDDEDGEGFSLIWSRPNRRNGD